A stretch of Mytilus edulis chromosome 11, xbMytEdul2.2, whole genome shotgun sequence DNA encodes these proteins:
- the LOC139494812 gene encoding toll-like receptor 4: MMASKITLKHLAIVLGICQNVLLAISLPCDFNKKCRCTSIPQDAKMGREVLLNVDCSNRKLKDIPDLPANVYTVSLKKNNIKRIKDDTFSQLRNLSELDISFNKITRLNIFSFNGLSNLLILNLNNNPLPYNERAIPIEVFKSLISLKQICLRNTSLYPRLLPEVALSNLKMLESLEIDIPKLTKYKVVFSKSFDSLVHLETLTVGTCFLLEIQKYTFFHLVHLKNIYFDISCEITILTGAHHSLQKLHKIEMHYFYYYDFLSIADAIKELSMTPVQTIIFRNTFLHGTKENFDVWNILASGLNDSSVRHLQITENNPVGLFPVSQTDPVPPSILTLNLSSNKLDKFVLTLTNVQKLILRDNHLGDLLVFKHMGRNSKLEYVDISENNIYTLKPSIFQGQIELRYINLSHNHLQAVLFDVSRLSHLSFLDLSNNSISALDQNSMRMFDNISLTSNLTIYLLNNSLQCTCKTLIFWKWVVGTHVNVFYDRRCLSEDGVVIQFMSINKRIQELEKECISYVSFIIIASIVLMATLICIAVAVVHKYRWKLRYMFYLAKSKHRRRETSTDSKHYVYDAFISYCEHDNLFVINDCIKNLEMERNFKLCLHQRDFIPGEEITTNITNAIHESRKTICIVSKQFFDSYYCMFEFNMARMESIYSRDRRNIIFLIFVEQILPQNMPLMLLELVQKDSYIEYPNDEQGNVVFWDKIDEALRQ; this comes from the coding sequence ATGATGGCTTcaaaaattactttaaaacatTTGGCAATTGTTCTTGGTATTTGCCAGAATGTTCTCCTGGCTATTTCGTTACCAtgtgatttcaataaaaaatgtcGCTGCACCAGTATACCACAAGATGCTAAAATGGGTAGAGAGGTGTTGCTGAATGTTGATTGTTCAAATAGAAAATTGAAGGATATACCAGATTTACCAGCAAATGTGTATACTGTGAGTTTGAAAAAGAACAATATTAAACGGATAAAAGATGACACGTTTAGTCAATTAAGAAATCTTTCTGAATTGGATATATCGTTTAATAAAATCACACGTCTAAATATATTCTCTTTCAACGGATTGTCGAATCTTCTAATCTTGAATCTAAACAATAATCCCTTACCGTACAATGAACGTGCAATTCctattgaagtttttaaatcgTTAATTTCCctgaaacaaatatgtttaagaaATACTTCTCTATATCCACGTTTATTACCAGAAGTAGCGCTATCAAACTTGAAAATGCTCGAATCATTAGAAATAGATATTCCAAAACTAACTAAATACAAAGTAGTTTTCAGTAAAAGTTTTGACTCTTTAGTACATCTTGAAACCCTTACAGTTGGTACATGTTTCTTGCTAGAGATTCAAAAATACACGTTCTTTCATCTGGTTCACTTGAAGAACATTTACTTTGACATATCGTGTGAGATTACAATTCTAACTGGAGCACACCATAGTTTGCAAAAACTACACAAAATAGAAATGCATTATTTCTATTATTATGATTTTCTTTCAATTGCCGATGCAATAAAAGAATTAAGCATGACACCTGTTCAGACGATTATCTTTAGAAATACATTTTTGCATGGAACAAAAGAAAATTTCGACGTATGGAACATACTTGCCTCCGGTTTAAACGATTCGTCAGTGCGACATTTGCAAATTACGGAAAACAACCCAGTTGGTCTTTTTCCAGTATCACAAACAGACCCTGTTCCACCGTCAATTTTAACATTAAACCTTTCAAGTAACAAACTTGACAAGTTTGTATTGACATTGACGAATGTACAGAAACTAATATTAAGAGACAACCATCTTGGTGATCTTTTAGTTTTCAAACACATGGGAAGAAATTCCAAACTAGAATACGTTGATATATCTGAGAATAATATTTACACATTGAAACCCTCAATATTCCAAGGACAAATTGAACTAAGATATATCAATTTAAGTCACAACCATTTACAAGCAGTCTTATTTGACGTGTCACGGTTAAGTCATCTAAGTTTTCTAGATTTATCCAACAATTCCATCTCAGCTTTAGATCAGAATTCAATGAGAATGTTTGATAATATTTCTCTAACTTCTAACCTTAcgatttatttattgaataattCATTGCAATGCACGTGCAAAACATTGATATTTTGGAAATGGGTAGTTGGAACTCATGTTAATGTATTCTATGATCGACGATGTTTATCGGAGGATGGAGTTGTCATTCAATTCATGtcaataaataaaagaattcagGAGTTAGAAAAAGAGTGCATATCATATGTCAGTTTCATCATCATTGCTTCAATTGTTCTGATGGCTACTCTGATTTGTATCGCTGTTGCCGTTGTACATAAATACAGATGGAAACTTCGATATATGTTTTACCTTGCTAAAAGCAAACATCGTAGACGTGAGACAAGCACTGATTCTAAACATTATGTGTATGATGCTTTTATTTCCTACTGTGAACACgataatttatttgttataaatgattgcattaaaaatttagaaatggaaagaAACTTCAAACTATGTTTACATCAACGCGACTTCATACCAGGTGAAGAAATTACGACTAATATTACAAATGCAATACACGAAAGCAGAAAGACTATATGCATTGTATCAAAACAGTTTTTCGATTCTTATTATTGCATGTTTGAGTTTAATATGGCCCGAATGGAAAGCATATATTCAAGGGATAGAAGGAACataatttttctaatatttgTGGAACAAATCCTTCCACAAAACATGCCGCTTATGTTATTGGAACTTGTACAAAAAGACTCGTATATTGAATATCCAAATGATGAACAAGGGAATGTTGTTTTCTGGGACAAAATAGACGAAGCATTGCGTCAATAA